One window of Desulfobacca acetoxidans DSM 11109 genomic DNA carries:
- a CDS encoding anthranilate synthase component II, with protein MRLVIIDNYDSFTYNLVQLFFEFELEVMVFRHDQVSLNQLEALRPDWLCISPGPKAPQDAGLSKAVIAHFYKTLPILGVCLGMQAINEVFGGVTEPAPVPVHGKRHQIFHQGIGLFKGLPCPFWAARYHSLMVRPASKELMVTAYSADGVIMGLSHWSYPLHGVQFHPESFLTEYGRELAANFLRLAPGFAVKAPVGRLSGLKRTTSAAFSLPAVAGQF; from the coding sequence ATGCGGCTGGTGATTATCGATAACTATGATTCTTTTACCTATAACCTAGTGCAGCTATTTTTTGAATTCGAGCTTGAGGTCATGGTCTTCCGGCATGACCAGGTCAGCCTGAACCAACTTGAGGCCCTTCGGCCTGATTGGCTCTGTATCTCTCCGGGTCCCAAAGCGCCGCAGGACGCTGGCCTTAGCAAGGCGGTTATCGCTCACTTTTATAAAACTCTTCCCATCCTGGGCGTCTGTTTAGGGATGCAGGCGATTAATGAAGTCTTTGGGGGCGTTACCGAGCCGGCCCCGGTGCCGGTGCACGGCAAACGACATCAGATTTTCCACCAAGGGATCGGATTGTTTAAAGGGCTGCCCTGCCCGTTCTGGGCTGCCCGATATCACTCCCTTATGGTCCGCCCGGCTTCCAAGGAGCTCATGGTCACGGCTTACAGCGCTGATGGGGTGATTATGGGACTGAGCCACTGGAGTTATCCTCTCCATGGGGTGCAGTTCCACCCGGAGTCTTTTCTTACCGAGTACGGCCGGGAGCTGGCCGCTAATTTCCTGCGGCTGGCGCCGGGGTTCGCGGTCAAGGCGCCGGTAGGGAGGCTTTCCGGACTTAAACGAACCACCTCGGCTGCTTTTTCCTTGCCTGCCGTGGCAGGACAGTTTTGA
- a CDS encoding PHP domain-containing protein: MKDKSTVYVDLHVHSTASDGSFSPREVVIKAKSRGLQAIALTDHDTVDGLEEALAAGKEVGLEVIPGIEISAEHEPGSMHILGYFIDFRNRRLAERLQVLQRARAERNPQIIAKLRRLGIDITLEEVAAVSGSGQMGRPHIARVLLNKGYVADLHEAFERYIGNSGPAYVRKFRFPPQEAIGLINDSGGVASLAHPFTLQYTSIQHFKMILGQLRDWGLVGLEVYYPEHSADMQETFIRLAEEWGLLCTGGSDFHGANKPGIELGQVRQQRFMTYKLVEKLKAKLGRKI, from the coding sequence GTCATTTTCCCCGCGGGAAGTGGTGATCAAGGCCAAGTCCCGAGGATTGCAGGCGATAGCCCTGACCGATCACGACACCGTCGACGGACTGGAGGAGGCCCTGGCAGCCGGTAAGGAAGTTGGGCTGGAAGTGATCCCGGGTATCGAGATCAGTGCCGAACATGAACCGGGCTCTATGCACATCTTGGGCTATTTCATCGATTTTCGCAACCGAAGATTGGCCGAGCGGCTTCAGGTGCTGCAACGGGCCCGAGCCGAGCGTAATCCACAGATTATTGCCAAATTACGCCGGTTGGGAATTGATATCACGTTAGAGGAGGTGGCCGCAGTCAGTGGCAGCGGGCAGATGGGTCGACCCCACATTGCCCGGGTCCTGCTCAATAAGGGTTATGTGGCCGACCTGCACGAGGCTTTTGAACGGTATATCGGTAATAGCGGTCCGGCCTACGTGAGAAAATTCCGTTTTCCACCGCAGGAAGCCATCGGCTTGATCAACGACTCCGGGGGAGTGGCGTCTCTAGCTCATCCTTTCACTCTCCAGTACACTTCAATCCAACATTTTAAAATGATACTGGGCCAGTTGCGGGATTGGGGACTGGTTGGCCTGGAGGTTTATTACCCGGAACACTCAGCCGACATGCAGGAAACCTTTATCCGGTTGGCGGAAGAATGGGGGTTGCTCTGCACCGGAGGTTCGGATTTCCACGGGGCTAATAAACCGGGCATTGAATTAGGGCAGGTTAGACAGCAGCGCTTTATGACCTATAAACTGGTGGAGAAACTGAAGGCAAAATTAGGCCGCAAGATTTAA
- a CDS encoding carbohydrate kinase family protein, giving the protein MEIFISGSLAYDRIMDFPGKFADHILPDKIHILNVCFMVNGLTEKFGGTAGNIAYSLALLEERPLVLASAGKDFGSYEEWLKKHNLPLIGIRIIPEEFTASAYITTDQSDNQITGFNPGAMKYRSLFQFDGIDPGKAIAIIAPGNLEDMLGYSQIYREKQIPYIFDPGQSIPAWQEDRLVEMLTGSNLTIINDYELEMIINKTGLSKTELLQRTGALITTLGEQGSVILSGKEEVRIPAVPASQALDPTGAGDGYRAGLIKGLVMGFGLQTAAQIGAVCATYAVECHGTQEHYFTPEEFWERYRTQFGEI; this is encoded by the coding sequence ATGGAAATCTTTATTTCCGGGTCATTGGCATATGATCGGATCATGGATTTTCCCGGCAAATTCGCCGACCATATATTGCCTGACAAGATTCACATCTTGAACGTTTGTTTTATGGTAAACGGTTTAACAGAAAAATTCGGCGGCACGGCTGGGAATATCGCTTATAGTCTGGCGTTGTTGGAGGAACGACCTCTCGTACTGGCCTCTGCCGGCAAAGATTTTGGCAGCTATGAAGAATGGCTAAAGAAGCACAACCTGCCGCTCATCGGCATCAGAATTATTCCTGAGGAATTTACCGCCAGCGCCTATATCACCACCGACCAGTCCGACAATCAAATCACCGGTTTTAACCCCGGCGCCATGAAATACCGCTCCCTGTTCCAATTCGACGGCATCGATCCTGGTAAAGCAATCGCCATCATCGCCCCAGGAAATCTCGAAGACATGCTCGGATATAGCCAGATTTACCGCGAGAAACAGATCCCTTATATCTTTGATCCGGGTCAATCCATCCCGGCCTGGCAGGAAGACCGCCTCGTGGAAATGCTGACCGGCTCCAACCTGACAATCATCAATGACTATGAGTTGGAGATGATTATCAACAAGACCGGTCTGAGTAAAACCGAGTTGTTACAACGCACCGGCGCTCTCATCACCACCCTCGGAGAACAAGGATCAGTCATTCTGTCCGGTAAAGAAGAGGTGCGGATACCGGCGGTACCGGCATCTCAGGCGCTTGACCCTACCGGTGCCGGGGACGGCTATCGGGCCGGATTGATCAAGGGTCTGGTTATGGGGTTTGGCCTGCAAACCGCCGCCCAGATCGGGGCTGTCTGCGCTACCTATGCGGTGGAATGCCACGGTACCCAGGAGCACTATTTTACCCCGGAAGAGTTCTGGGAGCGCTACCGCACCCAATTCGGGGAAATTTAA
- a CDS encoding anthranilate synthase component I family protein, producing MVGRVVDLIIRPLSLPAGPGGLENLFWGLRRTPYAMLLLSGGSLDCSRYSIMGWDPYLVMQAKGRQVTVQAAAGVQSREADPFTVLAEVLASLELPGEPPIPPFSAGGVGFLAYELKNHLERLPQDAVDDLGLPDMIWAFPRRLVVQDRWAGRCWQIQVVHEPPGGRAGGGRDQPELADLLAQSDHGLASYAVGRLRSTFDRERYLQAVARTREYIRQGHIYQVNLSQRFSFPFQGDFYTLLLQLFHRNPAPFYAYLNCGGFQILSTSMERFLHRQGEYLETRPIKGTRPRGATPSEDAIFRRELEASLKEDAELSMIVDLLRNDLGRVCCGGTIGVKEHKRLEAYENVYHLVSIVTGGLRPDCSHVDILRATFPGGSITGCPKIRAMEIIDELEPVVRHVYCGSIGYLGLHRNLDLSIAIRTAIRYQDQVHFAVGGGIVYDSEEEAEYEETLHKGMTLFKIIGQGGMDKDSVKAAAATSRLKRG from the coding sequence ATGGTAGGGCGGGTTGTTGATCTGATTATCCGACCTCTAAGCCTGCCGGCCGGTCCTGGCGGTCTGGAGAACCTTTTTTGGGGTCTGCGGCGGACGCCCTATGCCATGCTGCTGCTCTCCGGGGGCTCTCTGGATTGTTCCCGCTATTCTATTATGGGATGGGATCCTTACCTGGTCATGCAGGCCAAAGGAAGGCAGGTAACGGTGCAGGCGGCGGCCGGGGTGCAGAGCCGGGAGGCCGATCCGTTTACCGTGTTGGCGGAGGTCCTGGCCAGTTTAGAGCTGCCGGGCGAGCCGCCGATACCGCCCTTTAGCGCCGGGGGGGTGGGGTTCTTGGCCTATGAACTGAAGAATCATCTGGAACGGCTGCCCCAGGATGCAGTGGATGATTTAGGCCTGCCGGATATGATCTGGGCCTTCCCCCGGCGATTGGTAGTGCAGGACCGTTGGGCAGGACGTTGTTGGCAGATACAGGTGGTGCACGAACCTCCCGGTGGCCGGGCAGGAGGTGGCCGGGATCAGCCGGAGTTGGCGGACCTCCTGGCGCAGTCGGATCACGGACTGGCTTCATATGCGGTGGGGCGCTTAAGGAGCACGTTCGATCGGGAGCGTTATCTCCAGGCGGTCGCCCGGACGCGGGAGTATATCCGGCAGGGGCATATCTACCAGGTGAATCTCTCGCAGCGTTTTTCTTTTCCCTTTCAGGGTGATTTTTACACCTTGCTCCTGCAACTCTTCCACCGCAATCCGGCACCGTTTTATGCCTACCTCAACTGCGGCGGCTTTCAGATTCTCTCCACCTCCATGGAGCGTTTTCTTCACCGGCAGGGGGAATATTTAGAGACCCGGCCCATTAAAGGGACCAGACCTCGAGGGGCAACACCGTCGGAGGATGCCATCTTCCGGCGCGAGCTGGAGGCCAGTCTAAAGGAAGATGCCGAATTATCTATGATTGTGGACCTGCTGCGCAATGATCTGGGCCGGGTCTGCTGCGGGGGAACTATCGGGGTGAAGGAACACAAACGTCTGGAGGCTTATGAGAACGTCTATCACCTGGTATCAATCGTCACCGGGGGGTTGCGTCCGGACTGCAGCCACGTGGACATTCTCCGGGCCACCTTCCCGGGCGGTTCTATCACCGGCTGTCCCAAGATTCGGGCCATGGAGATCATTGATGAGCTGGAGCCGGTAGTGCGGCACGTGTATTGCGGGTCTATCGGCTACCTGGGACTGCACCGCAATCTTGATCTCAGCATCGCCATCCGAACGGCCATCCGCTACCAGGATCAGGTGCATTTTGCCGTCGGCGGCGGTATTGTCTACGACTCTGAGGAGGAGGCGGAATATGAGGAGACTTTGCACAAGGGGATGACTCTGTTTAAGATTATCGGTCAGGGGGGAATGGACAAGGATTCGGTGAAGGCGGCCGCAGCAACCTCAAGATTAAAGAGGGGCTAA
- the dnaB gene encoding replicative DNA helicase has translation MTRFTPASSQGKKPALPEGRVPPANLEAEQSVLGGILLKPGALDLIVDSLSPNDFYHETHQKIFEIMLNLYQRREPVDLVSVTALLHDRQLLDAVGGPGFLASLSDNVGTAVNIEYYSKIVLEKSILRQLIDCSNGIAVECYEQIDDVDTFLDEAENRIFAIAEARMRQGFFDLNKLVDNEISLLEKLYDRKEITSGVATHFQDLDRFTAGLQKSDLIILAARPSMGKTALALNIAYNVAHTSHTPVAIFSLEMSKEQLVRRLLSAIGRIDASLLRQAAFLTRDQWTHLQEAAGKLMDCPIYIDDTPAVTVLEVRAKCRRLMREKELGLVLIDYLQLMRGRRDSSSREQEISEISRSLKSLAKDLNIPIVALSQLNRRVEERPNKRPQLADLRESGAIEQDADVILFIYRDEVYRKDSPDKGIAEIIIGKQRNGPTGVFKLHFANQFTRFDDFSEEVPPEF, from the coding sequence ATGACCCGGTTTACTCCCGCGTCTTCTCAAGGCAAAAAACCTGCTCTTCCGGAGGGGCGGGTGCCTCCGGCCAATCTAGAGGCAGAGCAGTCGGTTCTGGGCGGCATCCTGTTGAAACCGGGAGCATTGGATCTGATTGTCGACAGCTTATCGCCCAATGATTTTTATCACGAGACCCACCAAAAAATTTTTGAGATTATGCTGAACCTTTATCAGCGCCGAGAACCGGTTGACCTGGTATCCGTTACGGCCCTGCTGCACGATCGACAGCTCCTGGATGCAGTTGGGGGACCCGGATTTCTGGCTTCTCTCAGCGACAATGTCGGAACCGCGGTCAATATCGAATACTACAGCAAAATTGTCCTGGAAAAATCCATCTTGCGCCAGCTCATTGACTGCAGTAATGGCATTGCCGTCGAGTGCTATGAGCAGATCGACGACGTTGATACTTTTTTAGATGAGGCCGAAAACCGCATCTTTGCCATTGCTGAGGCTCGAATGCGGCAAGGTTTTTTTGACCTTAATAAACTGGTGGATAACGAAATCTCCCTATTGGAGAAGTTGTACGATCGGAAGGAAATCACCTCGGGCGTGGCCACCCATTTCCAGGATCTGGACCGTTTCACCGCCGGGCTGCAAAAATCCGATTTGATTATTTTGGCCGCCCGCCCGAGCATGGGGAAGACCGCCCTGGCCCTTAATATCGCCTATAATGTGGCCCACACGTCCCACACGCCGGTGGCTATTTTTTCTCTGGAAATGTCTAAAGAGCAGTTAGTCCGCCGCCTGCTGAGCGCTATCGGCCGCATAGACGCCTCTCTACTCCGACAGGCCGCCTTTCTCACCCGAGATCAATGGACTCATCTGCAGGAGGCTGCGGGCAAACTTATGGATTGTCCCATTTATATCGATGACACCCCGGCTGTGACCGTTCTCGAGGTCCGGGCCAAATGCCGGCGCTTGATGCGCGAGAAAGAGCTGGGCCTTGTCTTGATCGACTATCTGCAGCTCATGCGCGGCCGGAGAGACAGCAGCAGCCGGGAACAGGAGATTTCGGAAATATCCCGCTCTCTCAAGTCATTGGCTAAAGACCTGAACATTCCCATCGTCGCCCTCTCGCAATTGAACCGGCGGGTAGAAGAACGACCGAATAAACGGCCGCAACTGGCGGATTTGCGCGAGTCGGGCGCTATCGAACAGGACGCCGACGTGATACTCTTTATTTATCGGGATGAGGTCTATCGGAAAGATTCTCCCGACAAGGGGATTGCAGAGATTATCATCGGCAAGCAACGCAACGGCCCTACCGGCGTTTTTAAACTACACTTCGCTAATCAATTCACTCGGTTCGATGACTTTTCGGAAGAAGTCCCGCCGGAGTTCTAA